The following proteins are encoded in a genomic region of Alphaproteobacteria bacterium:
- a CDS encoding 2-aminoethylphosphonate--pyruvate transaminase produces MSNVPQGLSQTGDKLLLTPGPLTTSKAVKEAMLHDWGSRDAVFLEANKGVLRRIAEIAERGQTHVTVPVQGSGTFAVEAMITSFVPKTGKMLICNNGAYCVRAKRIAEIAGRAVVTIDFPEDKPIDPAMLDAALAKDKSITHVFAVQCETTSGVLNPIDALAEVTAKHGRRLLIDAMSAFGALSLGKDCRYDALAASSNKNLEGVPGLGFVVCDKAALAETKGNATTLVLDLHDQWQGFERTGQWRFTPPIHTIMSLAKALDEHAAEGGVAGRGKRYANNCRVLVDGLRKMGFVTLLPDAVQAPIIVTVRMPADNKFVFQSFYDRLKDQGYVIYPGKLTVADSFRIGCIGRIDESQIKGVLAAIAATLAEMGVASGAPAQSQAAE; encoded by the coding sequence ATGTCCAACGTCCCTCAAGGCCTGTCCCAGACCGGCGACAAGCTGCTGCTCACGCCCGGCCCGCTGACCACGTCGAAGGCGGTCAAGGAAGCGATGCTGCACGATTGGGGCAGCCGCGATGCGGTGTTCCTCGAAGCCAATAAGGGCGTGCTGCGCCGGATCGCGGAAATCGCGGAACGTGGCCAGACGCATGTCACCGTGCCGGTGCAAGGCTCGGGCACGTTCGCGGTCGAAGCGATGATCACCAGCTTCGTGCCGAAGACCGGCAAAATGCTGATCTGCAACAACGGCGCTTATTGTGTGCGCGCTAAGCGTATCGCGGAAATCGCCGGCCGCGCGGTCGTCACGATCGATTTCCCGGAAGACAAGCCGATCGATCCCGCAATGCTGGACGCGGCCCTCGCCAAGGACAAGTCGATCACCCATGTGTTCGCGGTCCAATGCGAAACGACGTCGGGGGTGCTCAACCCCATCGACGCGCTGGCGGAAGTCACCGCCAAGCACGGGCGCCGCTTGCTGATCGACGCGATGAGCGCCTTCGGCGCGCTGTCCTTGGGCAAGGACTGCCGCTACGACGCGCTGGCCGCGTCGTCGAACAAGAATCTCGAAGGCGTGCCGGGCCTCGGCTTCGTCGTTTGCGACAAGGCGGCGCTGGCCGAAACCAAGGGCAACGCGACGACTTTGGTGCTGGACCTGCACGACCAATGGCAGGGCTTCGAGCGGACCGGCCAGTGGCGTTTCACGCCGCCGATCCACACCATCATGTCGCTGGCCAAGGCGCTGGACGAACACGCGGCCGAAGGCGGCGTGGCCGGTCGCGGCAAGCGCTACGCGAATAATTGCCGCGTGCTGGTCGACGGCTTGCGCAAAATGGGCTTCGTCACGCTGCTGCCCGACGCGGTGCAAGCGCCGATCATTGTGACCGTGCGCATGCCCGCCGATAACAAATTTGTCTTCCAGAGCTTCTATGATCGCCTGAAGGATCAAGGCTACGTGATCTATCCGGGCAAGCTGACGGTGGCGGATTCCTTCCGCATCGGCTGCATCGGCCGGATCGACGAAAGCCAGATCAAGGGCGTGCTCGCGGCGATCGCGGCCACGCTCGCCGAAATGGGTGTGGCGAGCGGCGCGCCGGCGCAATCGCAGGCGGCCGAATAA
- the phnA gene encoding phosphonoacetate hydrolase, with protein sequence MGKMDVNGRAYALPQNPVVVVCVDGSEPGYIEAAIAKGRAPFFKRCFENGTSLIGHCVVPSFTNPNNLSIVTGAPPSVHGISGNYFLDPDTGKEVMMNDPKFLRAPTLFQKLQELGKTLAIVTAKDKLRALLGHGVKMAPGKAVCFSSEKSDKATLADNGIDNVNAFVGMGVPDVYSAGLSEFVFAAGVKLMETMRPDVMYLSTTDYIQHKHAPGTPVADDFYAMMDSYLARLDAMGATIVVTADHGMNAKHGADGKPVVVYLQDALDDLLGKAAARVILPITDPYVVHHGALGSYAVVYLPANADKAAVARHIAAIKGIDSVLTKDEAAAKFQLPPDRLGELVVVSSKHVTVGTSVERHDLSGLKEPLRSHGGVSEQSVPLISNRKLTVEAGRTYRNFDAFDFAFNRVAEKVPA encoded by the coding sequence ATGGGCAAGATGGACGTCAACGGCCGCGCCTACGCGCTGCCCCAAAATCCGGTGGTCGTCGTTTGCGTCGACGGCTCGGAACCCGGCTATATCGAAGCGGCGATCGCCAAGGGCCGCGCGCCCTTCTTCAAGCGCTGCTTCGAAAACGGCACGTCGTTGATCGGCCATTGCGTGGTGCCCAGCTTCACCAACCCGAACAATCTGTCGATCGTCACCGGCGCACCGCCGTCGGTGCACGGGATTTCGGGCAATTACTTCCTCGATCCCGACACGGGCAAGGAAGTGATGATGAACGATCCGAAATTCCTGCGCGCGCCCACCTTGTTCCAGAAGCTCCAGGAACTCGGCAAGACGCTCGCCATCGTCACCGCGAAGGACAAGCTGCGCGCGTTGCTGGGCCACGGTGTGAAGATGGCGCCGGGCAAAGCCGTGTGCTTCTCGTCGGAGAAATCCGACAAGGCGACGCTCGCCGATAACGGCATCGACAACGTCAACGCTTTCGTCGGCATGGGTGTGCCGGACGTCTATTCGGCGGGCTTGTCCGAATTCGTGTTCGCCGCCGGCGTCAAGCTGATGGAAACGATGCGCCCCGACGTGATGTATCTGTCGACGACCGATTACATCCAGCACAAGCATGCCCCCGGCACGCCGGTCGCCGACGATTTCTACGCGATGATGGATTCGTATCTGGCGCGCCTCGACGCGATGGGGGCGACGATCGTCGTCACCGCCGATCACGGCATGAACGCCAAGCACGGCGCCGACGGTAAGCCCGTCGTCGTCTATTTGCAGGACGCGCTCGACGATCTGCTCGGCAAAGCCGCCGCGCGGGTGATCCTGCCGATCACCGATCCTTACGTCGTGCATCACGGCGCGTTGGGCTCCTACGCCGTCGTCTATCTGCCCGCGAATGCGGACAAGGCCGCTGTCGCGCGGCATATCGCGGCGATCAAGGGCATCGACAGCGTGCTGACCAAGGACGAGGCGGCGGCGAAATTCCAATTGCCGCCGGATCGTTTGGGCGAGTTGGTCGTCGTGTCGTCGAAGCATGTTACGGTCGGCACCAGCGTCGAGCGCCACGATCTTTCGGGCCTCAAGGAGCCGTTGCGCTCGCATGGCGGCGTGTCCGAGCAGAGCGTACCGCTGATTTCCAATCGCAAACTGACGGTCGAAGCCGGGCGGACCTACCGCAATTTCGACGCGTTCGACTTCGCCTTCAACCGTGTCGCCGAAAAGGTGCCCGCATGA
- the phnY gene encoding phosphonoacetaldehyde dehydrogenase, with protein MNAPVKFPRIEFRTESLRIAGKKVAGDLGTLDVFDPYTGAVVGTVPRASAAQVAEAFKIGAAFKSKLTRYDRQKILMKAGELIASRKEMLARIITAESGLSLKDSYYEVGRAYDVYTLSGQLAIREDAETFACDITPHGKARRIHTLREPLQGVISAITPFNHPLNMVSHKIAPAIATNNRVVLKPTELTPLTALALADILYEAGLPPEMLSVVTGSPSDLGDAMITDPNIDLVTFTGSVAVGKMIAQKAGYRRVVLELGGNDPLIVLDDADPDKAAELAVAGATKNSGQRCTAVKRILAVESIADKLVERIMVHAKKLKSGDPMDPETDIGTVIHERAAQSFEKRVNDAVGLGAKLLHGNNRQGALYPPTVVDRVPYDCELVREETFGPVIPVVRVKDIDDAIRVSNSTKYGLSSGVCTWRLDHINRFIKELNVGTVNIWEVPGYRIEMSPFGGIKDSGLGHKEGVVEAMKCFTNVKTYSLPWSAS; from the coding sequence ATGAACGCTCCCGTGAAATTCCCCCGCATCGAGTTCCGCACGGAATCGTTGCGCATCGCCGGCAAGAAGGTCGCGGGCGATCTCGGCACGCTCGACGTGTTCGATCCCTATACCGGGGCCGTCGTCGGCACTGTGCCGCGCGCCAGCGCCGCGCAAGTCGCCGAAGCCTTCAAGATCGGGGCGGCGTTCAAGTCCAAGCTCACGCGCTACGACCGCCAGAAAATCCTGATGAAGGCGGGCGAGTTGATCGCGTCGCGCAAGGAGATGCTGGCGCGCATCATCACCGCCGAAAGCGGTTTGAGCCTGAAGGACTCGTATTACGAAGTGGGCCGCGCCTACGACGTCTATACGCTGTCGGGCCAGCTCGCGATCCGCGAGGACGCGGAGACGTTCGCCTGCGACATCACCCCGCACGGCAAGGCGCGCCGCATCCATACGCTGCGCGAGCCGTTGCAGGGCGTCATCTCGGCGATCACGCCGTTCAATCACCCGCTCAATATGGTGTCGCACAAGATCGCGCCCGCGATCGCGACCAATAACCGCGTGGTGCTGAAGCCGACGGAACTGACGCCGCTGACGGCGCTCGCACTCGCCGACATTCTTTACGAAGCGGGCTTGCCGCCCGAAATGCTGTCGGTCGTCACCGGTTCGCCCAGCGATCTGGGCGACGCGATGATCACCGATCCGAATATCGATCTCGTCACGTTCACGGGCTCGGTCGCGGTCGGCAAGATGATCGCGCAGAAGGCCGGCTATCGCCGCGTGGTGCTCGAACTCGGCGGCAACGATCCGCTGATCGTGCTCGACGATGCCGATCCCGATAAGGCCGCCGAACTCGCCGTCGCCGGGGCGACCAAGAATTCGGGCCAGCGCTGCACGGCCGTGAAGCGCATCCTTGCGGTCGAAAGCATCGCCGACAAGCTGGTCGAGCGCATCATGGTCCACGCCAAGAAGCTCAAATCCGGCGACCCGATGGACCCCGAAACCGATATCGGCACGGTGATCCACGAGCGCGCGGCGCAAAGCTTCGAAAAGCGTGTGAACGACGCGGTGGGCCTCGGCGCGAAGCTCCTGCACGGCAACAACCGTCAGGGTGCTTTGTATCCGCCGACGGTCGTCGACCGCGTGCCCTACGATTGCGAATTGGTGCGCGAAGAAACCTTCGGCCCGGTCATTCCGGTCGTGCGCGTCAAGGATATCGACGACGCGATCCGCGTGTCGAACTCGACCAAATACGGTCTGTCGTCGGGCGTGTGCACCTGGCGCCTCGACCATATCAATCGGTTCATCAAGGAACTCAACGTCGGCACCGTGAATATCTGGGAAGTGCCCGGCTATCGCATCGAAATGTCGCCCTTCGGCGGCATCAAGGATTCGGGGCTCGGCCACAAGGAAGGCGTCGTCGAGGCGATGAAGTGCTTCACCAACGTGAAGACCTATTCGCTGCCCTGGAGCGCTTCCTAA
- a CDS encoding DUF2927 domain-containing protein, translating into MRILMVLLAALVLGVAPARADEAKLSAELDAFEQLTLWRDAAGTAAGGAVPTGVIVRWNRALRVRVVGRSSSNERASTLKFLRQAGEIAGLAVTIEDGEGSGENFKIEFFPEYSAPPMLQSAGCLTRYWNTGGALTRVELYIRSGIRDFDRCVSHEMLHGFGIPAHPHNLRSVMSYTQQSLSEYTQIDIDALRTLYHPSITPGMFHLAAMVAARKVIAERLGMIPAGGDANALARPVMDQSVARLRKLAEGNDRTAAIAATQLSIAYLSGHYVGIDRAEAGRYIRLGADRGAPEAQFAAGLMMSERGNPIRDDQAAVVYLEKAAAQNHAGAMFALAGLLASGRGREADPVAAYAWYMLAAARNVPGAATARDNLSANLSAAQLAEAKSRAEKLLPQPAR; encoded by the coding sequence ATGCGGATTTTGATGGTGTTGTTGGCCGCGCTGGTTTTGGGTGTCGCGCCCGCGCGTGCCGACGAAGCGAAACTCTCGGCGGAACTCGACGCGTTCGAGCAATTGACGCTGTGGCGCGATGCGGCGGGCACGGCCGCCGGCGGTGCCGTGCCGACCGGTGTTATCGTGCGTTGGAATCGGGCGCTGCGCGTGCGCGTCGTCGGACGCTCGTCGTCGAACGAGCGCGCATCGACGCTCAAATTCCTGCGCCAAGCGGGGGAGATCGCCGGGCTTGCCGTCACCATCGAAGACGGCGAAGGCAGCGGCGAGAATTTCAAGATCGAGTTTTTCCCCGAATACAGCGCGCCGCCGATGCTGCAGAGCGCCGGTTGTCTGACGCGCTATTGGAATACGGGCGGCGCATTGACGCGCGTGGAACTCTATATCCGCTCGGGGATCCGGGACTTCGATCGCTGCGTATCGCACGAGATGCTGCACGGGTTCGGCATCCCCGCCCATCCGCACAATCTGCGCTCGGTCATGAGCTATACGCAGCAGAGCCTGTCGGAATACACGCAGATCGATATCGATGCTTTGCGCACGCTCTATCATCCGTCGATCACGCCGGGGATGTTCCACTTGGCGGCGATGGTCGCCGCCCGCAAGGTCATCGCTGAGCGGCTGGGGATGATTCCCGCCGGCGGCGATGCAAACGCACTGGCGCGGCCGGTGATGGATCAATCGGTCGCCCGGTTGCGCAAACTGGCCGAAGGAAACGACCGAACGGCGGCGATCGCGGCGACTCAACTCAGCATCGCCTATTTGAGCGGCCATTATGTCGGTATCGACCGCGCCGAGGCGGGCCGTTACATCCGTCTCGGGGCGGATCGCGGCGCACCCGAAGCCCAATTCGCCGCGGGTCTGATGATGAGCGAGCGCGGCAACCCCATACGGGACGATCAGGCCGCTGTCGTCTATCTCGAGAAGGCGGCCGCACAAAACCATGCGGGTGCCATGTTCGCGCTGGCGGGATTGTTGGCGAGCGGGCGCGGACGCGAAGCCGATCCGGTCGCCGCCTATGCTTGGTACATGCTCGCTGCGGCACGCAATGTTCCGGGGGCCGCGACGGCCCGCGATAATTTGAGCGCGAATTTGAGCGCGGCGCAGCTTGCCGAAGCCAAGTCCCGCGCCGAGAAACTCCTGCCCCAACCCGCGCGCTGA